A DNA window from Tenuifilaceae bacterium CYCD contains the following coding sequences:
- the cheR_1 gene encoding chemotaxis protein R, which produces MQVTDQDLQYFVTTLKNVSKYDFSEYSDKSLKRRLQKILEDYNLDLITLLTNLRVDKNFVEKIVKEITVNTTELFRDPPVWHLLRSRILPRFKNNKTINIWHAGCSTGQEVYSMMILLNEMGMLDKAKIFATDLNIDVLDSAKQGVYKYRFNLGYLDNFDKVIKQNPLNFEEYNEIPYEKYFDIDKVKDTITMKKYLTEKPIFRKHDLVMDGNIFFAKFDLILCRNVIIYFNYSLQNKVFELFNTNLYPKGILLLGMHETILGPWANKFERLGQAYVRK; this is translated from the coding sequence ATGCAGGTAACCGATCAGGATTTACAGTATTTTGTCACAACATTAAAAAATGTATCCAAATATGATTTCTCCGAGTATTCGGATAAATCGTTAAAGCGTCGCTTGCAGAAGATTCTGGAGGATTACAACCTTGATTTAATTACGCTACTAACGAACTTACGGGTCGATAAAAATTTTGTGGAGAAGATAGTCAAGGAAATAACAGTAAACACCACCGAACTATTTCGCGATCCCCCGGTTTGGCATTTGCTTCGATCAAGAATTCTTCCCCGTTTTAAGAACAATAAAACTATCAATATTTGGCATGCCGGATGCTCTACGGGCCAGGAGGTTTACTCCATGATGATTTTGTTGAACGAGATGGGCATGCTCGATAAGGCAAAGATTTTTGCCACTGACCTTAATATTGATGTGCTAGATTCTGCCAAGCAGGGCGTTTACAAATATCGATTTAACCTGGGGTACCTAGACAATTTTGACAAGGTTATCAAGCAGAATCCCTTAAACTTTGAAGAGTATAACGAGATTCCTTACGAGAAGTATTTCGATATTGATAAAGTAAAGGATACTATCACTATGAAAAAGTACCTTACAGAAAAGCCTATTTTCCGTAAGCACGATTTGGTGATGGATGGCAATATTTTCTTTGCTAAGTTTGATTTAATTCTTTGTAGGAACGTAATTATTTACTTTAACTATTCGTTACAGAATAAGGTTTTTGAACTGTTTAATACCAATTTATACCCCAAAGGAATTTTGTTACTTGGTATGCATGAAACAATTTTGGGTCCTTGGGCAAATAAATTTGAACGGCTAGGACAAGCTTATGTAAGAAAATAA